Proteins encoded in a region of the Oscillospiraceae bacterium MB24-C1 genome:
- the pheT gene encoding phenylalanine--tRNA ligase subunit beta produces MDLSMRWLGDYVTLDEMPPRTFSEAMTMSGSKVEGYTKEGEDIENVVVGKILSIVPHGNSDHMVICQVDVGSKTVQIVTGASNLKVGDVIPAALDGATLPGGHKITTTKLRGELSEGMLCSLAELGLTKNDFPNAIEDGIFVIDQPCKLGEDIRTALGLNDTIVEFEITSNRPDCLSVIGLAREAAVTFGKPLTVKAPVVAKGSNDINDMLAVEVKNPVLCPRYVAKAITNVKIGPSPLWMRERLRASGVRPINNIVDITNYVMLEYGQPMHAFDINCVVGKKLVIRNAEPGEMLMTLDGTERSLSPEMLVIADAEKPSAVAGVMGGENSGIHEDTVTVVFESANFLGSSVRTTAKKLGMRTEASSRFEKGLDPTVCLTAADRACELAILLGAGEPVNGAIDVDNSAKTTTVIKLEADWINRFLGILVPRDEMVKTLEAIGCTVKGDDITAPSWRADLEHKADIAEEIARFYGYNKIPTTSIQGGVYGVVTEAQKLESRAVNTLLAQGMSEICTYTFVSPKAFDLVRLPGNSPLRRAVKILNPLGEDTSVMRTVVYPSMMEVLARNYNNRNESAALFEIAKEFLPKESANTLPDENKMFALGMYGPNYDYFSLKGIVEVLLEVFGISDYDVTAVTDNPTFHPGRCAAITKDGRLIGTIGEVHPSVCTNYDMGVRAYMGRIDLAVLFALSDVADRTYHPLPRFPASTRDIALLCDDALPVLTIEKAIKAQIGDILESVLLFDHYKGAQIPEGKKSLAFAISMRAADRTLTDAEVNVAMERALNAVSALGAQLRA; encoded by the coding sequence ATGGATCTTTCAATGAGATGGCTTGGCGACTACGTTACGCTAGACGAAATGCCCCCCCGGACATTCTCTGAAGCAATGACCATGTCCGGCTCCAAGGTAGAAGGATATACCAAAGAAGGCGAAGATATTGAAAACGTCGTGGTTGGCAAAATTCTTTCGATTGTGCCGCACGGCAATTCCGACCACATGGTAATCTGTCAGGTGGATGTCGGCAGCAAGACAGTGCAGATTGTCACGGGCGCTTCCAACCTCAAGGTGGGGGATGTCATCCCTGCGGCGCTCGACGGCGCAACCCTGCCCGGCGGGCACAAGATCACCACCACCAAGCTACGCGGGGAATTGAGCGAGGGTATGCTCTGTTCGCTTGCCGAGTTGGGGCTGACCAAAAATGACTTTCCTAACGCGATAGAGGATGGTATCTTTGTTATTGACCAGCCCTGCAAGCTCGGCGAAGATATACGCACAGCGTTAGGTCTAAACGATACCATTGTGGAGTTTGAAATCACCTCCAACCGCCCGGACTGCCTTTCGGTGATCGGTCTGGCACGCGAGGCGGCTGTCACCTTCGGTAAACCGCTGACCGTCAAAGCGCCGGTCGTGGCTAAGGGCAGCAACGACATCAATGATATGCTCGCGGTTGAGGTCAAAAACCCCGTCCTTTGTCCGCGTTATGTTGCTAAAGCGATCACCAACGTCAAAATCGGCCCCTCCCCTCTGTGGATGCGCGAGCGACTGCGTGCCTCGGGTGTGCGGCCCATCAATAATATTGTCGATATCACTAACTATGTCATGCTGGAATATGGTCAGCCGATGCACGCTTTTGACATCAACTGCGTCGTAGGAAAAAAACTGGTTATCCGCAACGCCGAGCCCGGCGAAATGCTGATGACGCTTGACGGCACTGAACGTTCTCTCTCGCCTGAAATGCTGGTCATCGCCGACGCAGAGAAGCCCTCCGCAGTTGCAGGCGTTATGGGCGGCGAAAACTCTGGCATTCATGAAGATACTGTCACTGTCGTGTTCGAATCTGCCAATTTCCTCGGTAGTTCGGTTCGCACCACCGCCAAAAAGCTCGGCATGAGAACTGAGGCTTCCTCCCGCTTTGAAAAAGGGTTGGACCCCACCGTTTGCCTGACCGCTGCCGACCGCGCCTGCGAGCTGGCCATTTTGCTCGGTGCCGGCGAACCGGTCAACGGCGCAATTGATGTGGATAACTCCGCAAAAACCACAACCGTTATCAAGCTGGAAGCGGATTGGATTAATCGCTTCCTTGGTATTTTAGTCCCTCGCGATGAAATGGTTAAGACGCTTGAAGCAATCGGTTGCACTGTAAAGGGGGATGACATTACAGCCCCTTCCTGGCGTGCTGACCTTGAACACAAGGCCGATATTGCCGAAGAAATTGCCCGTTTTTACGGTTATAACAAAATTCCTACCACCTCAATTCAGGGCGGTGTTTATGGTGTTGTAACCGAAGCGCAAAAGCTTGAGAGCCGTGCCGTCAACACGCTGTTGGCGCAGGGCATGAGCGAAATTTGCACCTATACCTTTGTTTCTCCCAAAGCGTTTGATTTGGTGCGCCTGCCAGGGAATAGCCCGCTACGCCGCGCCGTTAAAATTTTGAACCCATTGGGTGAGGATACCAGTGTTATGCGCACCGTCGTTTATCCGTCGATGATGGAAGTGCTCGCGCGTAACTACAATAACCGCAACGAATCGGCTGCGCTTTTTGAAATCGCCAAAGAGTTCCTCCCGAAGGAAAGCGCCAACACACTACCTGATGAAAACAAGATGTTCGCTCTTGGCATGTACGGTCCCAATTACGACTATTTCTCGCTTAAAGGCATTGTTGAAGTGCTGCTTGAGGTGTTTGGCATCTCGGACTACGATGTCACCGCCGTTACTGATAATCCCACCTTCCACCCCGGGCGCTGCGCAGCGATAACCAAGGATGGCCGCCTGATAGGTACCATCGGCGAGGTACACCCCTCCGTCTGCACCAACTACGACATGGGCGTGCGCGCCTATATGGGCCGCATTGATCTTGCGGTGCTGTTTGCACTTTCTGATGTCGCTGACCGCACCTATCATCCACTTCCTCGCTTCCCTGCTTCCACTCGTGATATTGCGCTGCTATGTGATGACGCACTGCCGGTACTAACCATCGAAAAGGCCATCAAGGCCCAGATTGGCGATATTTTGGAATCGGTTCTACTGTTTGACCATTATAAGGGCGCGCAAATTCCCGAGGGCAAGAAGAGCCTGGCATTCGCTATTTCGATGCGTGCCGCCGATCGTACCCTGACCGATGCCGAAGTAAATGTGGCTATGGAACGCGCATTAAACGCTGTTTCTGCGCTGGGCGCACAGCTTCGTGCATAA
- a CDS encoding type II toxin-antitoxin system PemK/MazF family toxin, with protein sequence MTVKRGDIFYADLSPVIGSEQGGVRPVLIVQNDVGNRYSPTVIAAAITSQKDKSKLPTHIELSSQSCGLSRDSIVLLEQIRTIDKRRLKERMGRLDDNSMNQINHALQVSFGLGVQG encoded by the coding sequence ATGACGGTAAAACGCGGAGATATTTTTTACGCCGATCTAAGTCCTGTGATCGGCTCTGAGCAAGGCGGTGTCAGGCCGGTGCTCATCGTTCAAAACGATGTAGGGAACCGGTACAGTCCCACCGTCATCGCAGCGGCTATCACCAGCCAAAAGGACAAATCGAAGCTACCGACCCATATCGAGCTATCTTCACAGTCTTGCGGGCTTTCACGCGACTCGATTGTGTTATTGGAACAGATTCGAACTATTGATAAGAGAAGATTAAAAGAACGTATGGGAAGGTTGGATGACAATTCTATGAACCAGATTAATCATGCTTTACAGGTTAGCTTTGGCCTCGGTGTTCAGGGGTAG
- the serC gene encoding 3-phosphoserine/phosphohydroxythreonine transaminase: MSKYERIYNFSAGPSMLPLEVLEECNRDMYNYHGSGMCVMEMSHRSKAFIEIAQDAEKLLREVMQIPDNYKVLFMQGGASLQFAALPLNLKRNGTADYMKTGNFSALSAKEAAKFIKVNIAASSEETKYDHIPQQNELKLNPDADYVHICFNNTVYGTKFPYIPETGNVPLVADISSNILSEPLDVSRFGMLYAGVQKNIAPAGMALVIIREDLIQEPVSGTPVMLNYKTMAEKESMYNTPNCWCIYVTKLVLEYIKSIGGITEMQRRNVAKSTLLYDYLDSSKLFKAGAKKDSRSIMNVVFRTGDEALDDQFIKEASALGMSNLKGHKVLGGMRASIYNNMPYEGVETLVNFMRAFEEKHG; encoded by the coding sequence TTTTTCGGCGGGTCCTTCAATGCTGCCCCTCGAAGTGCTTGAAGAATGCAATCGCGACATGTACAATTACCACGGTAGTGGCATGTGCGTAATGGAGATGAGTCATCGATCTAAAGCGTTCATTGAAATTGCGCAGGATGCAGAAAAGCTTCTTCGCGAAGTTATGCAGATTCCCGATAATTACAAGGTGTTGTTCATGCAAGGGGGAGCTAGCCTTCAGTTTGCGGCGCTGCCACTTAACTTAAAGCGTAACGGCACGGCCGATTACATGAAGACCGGTAACTTTTCTGCGCTGTCCGCTAAAGAGGCGGCTAAGTTCATTAAAGTCAATATTGCAGCAAGCTCGGAAGAGACAAAATACGACCATATTCCGCAACAGAATGAGCTGAAGCTCAATCCCGATGCTGACTATGTGCATATCTGTTTTAACAACACTGTGTACGGCACCAAGTTCCCCTATATTCCCGAAACCGGCAATGTGCCGCTTGTGGCCGATATTTCAAGTAACATCCTTTCCGAACCGCTGGATGTCAGCCGGTTTGGTATGCTGTATGCGGGCGTGCAGAAGAACATTGCGCCTGCCGGCATGGCTCTGGTCATCATCCGAGAGGATCTGATTCAGGAACCTGTTTCCGGTACCCCGGTGATGCTCAACTACAAAACGATGGCTGAAAAAGAGTCGATGTATAACACCCCCAACTGCTGGTGCATTTATGTCACCAAGCTGGTATTAGAATATATCAAGTCCATCGGCGGTATTACTGAGATGCAGCGTCGGAATGTTGCCAAATCTACACTGCTTTACGATTATCTTGATTCCAGCAAGCTGTTCAAGGCCGGTGCTAAAAAGGACAGCCGTTCGATCATGAACGTTGTCTTCAGAACCGGGGATGAGGCGTTAGATGATCAGTTTATTAAAGAGGCGTCGGCGCTTGGTATGTCCAATCTCAAGGGGCATAAGGTGTTGGGCGGTATGCGCGCATCCATCTATAATAACATGCCGTATGAGGGCGTTGAGACGTTGGTTAACTTTATGCGTGCGTTTGAAGAAAAGCACGGCTAA
- the pheS gene encoding phenylalanine--tRNA ligase subunit alpha, producing MNEAISRIITQAEQELLNAESLPTLDAVRVKYLGKKGELTAILKGMGALTPEERKEVGQAANDARTVIEAALGKKLAELKDAQLNAKLAGEVIDVTMPGSHAPLGKRHPLNLVLDEIKEIFLGMGFDVVEGPEVETDYYNFEALNIPKEHPARDTQDTFYISDEVVLRTQTSPVQIRTMEQRKPPIRIIAPGKVYRSDAVDATHSPLFHQIEGMVIDKNITMSDLKGTLDTFAKRLYGEDTVTRFRPHHFPFTEPSAEMDIMCFNCHGEGCRLCKGEGWIELLGCGMIHPKVLQNGGIDPEEYSGFALGMGLDRVTMRRYNIDDLRLLFENDLRFLGQF from the coding sequence ATGAACGAAGCAATCAGTCGCATCATCACGCAGGCGGAACAGGAATTGCTAAACGCCGAAAGCCTGCCTACCCTTGACGCGGTTCGTGTCAAATATTTGGGCAAAAAGGGCGAACTGACCGCCATTTTGAAGGGCATGGGCGCACTGACCCCCGAGGAGCGCAAGGAGGTCGGTCAAGCCGCCAATGACGCACGTACAGTCATTGAAGCAGCGTTGGGCAAAAAGCTAGCCGAACTCAAGGATGCGCAACTCAATGCAAAGCTAGCGGGTGAAGTCATTGACGTAACCATGCCAGGCAGCCACGCACCGTTGGGCAAGCGCCACCCCCTGAATCTCGTACTGGATGAGATCAAGGAGATCTTTCTCGGCATGGGCTTTGACGTAGTCGAAGGCCCCGAAGTAGAGACCGACTATTATAACTTTGAGGCACTTAACATCCCCAAGGAACACCCTGCGCGCGACACGCAGGACACGTTTTATATCTCCGACGAGGTTGTACTCCGAACCCAGACCTCGCCCGTGCAGATCCGCACGATGGAGCAGCGCAAACCGCCGATACGCATTATTGCGCCCGGTAAGGTTTACCGCTCCGACGCGGTAGACGCCACCCATTCCCCGCTGTTTCATCAGATTGAGGGCATGGTCATCGACAAGAACATTACGATGTCCGACTTAAAGGGTACGCTAGACACCTTTGCAAAGCGCCTGTACGGCGAGGATACCGTCACGCGTTTTCGTCCGCATCACTTCCCTTTCACCGAACCCTCGGCTGAAATGGACATCATGTGCTTTAACTGCCACGGTGAGGGCTGCCGTCTTTGCAAGGGCGAAGGCTGGATTGAGCTGCTCGGCTGCGGTATGATACACCCCAAGGTGCTGCAAAACGGCGGCATTGACCCCGAGGAATACAGCGGCTTTGCGCTGGGCATGGGATTAGATCGCGTGACAATGAGACGCTATAACATCGACGACCTGCGGCTTCTTTTTGAGAATGACCTGCGGTTCCTCGGCCAGTTTTAA
- a CDS encoding PASTA domain-containing protein, translating into MEQTIRRKLDERYEITRQVSTCGETIIYLGRDIVSGQLVTIKEFFAETIMQRDAAGRAEVLPSCEVQYKSLSSDYEELCNYLMQLPSDFPILRPIEIIWRNNTVYAIEKYSENETFDDYMARRGHALSWNQLKFMITPIIKLLGRLHADGVYHRGISPETLLVNADGALILSGFCIPAARTAESEIDSTLYFGYSAPEQYSSNSWQGSWSDVYSLASVCYRALTGITPVEWRQRGKGRALAVPIDLVPEIPQNVSDALVQALTVDLRSRYRTVEEFWCALLVAPGQGTMTYQLPLPIQKRTDELMVPAPRGSNVRPLLLALALISLVAIFSLALAYRLVDTYFQPLASSSQPAEEEPSQEDLEPSQTEIVVPNLVGTDVQKVLLDPLYQRLFTFQIERIFSESQPAGAIVAQQPKSGEDPGDSAQIYLWVSKGSELIPMPNVQGKTLAEATVELNHSEISYTVELIEPDEEHQDAEDGTVLNTSIPAGNIVYRNTDTVIIYVAQVVEQPEEEESSSSWDEEYVYSVPPRTETYWPPNSRTSGSSTDDED; encoded by the coding sequence ATGGAGCAGACGATTAGGCGCAAGTTGGACGAACGTTATGAAATCACGCGGCAAGTTTCAACCTGCGGCGAAACGATAATCTACCTTGGGCGGGATATCGTTTCTGGTCAGCTGGTTACGATTAAAGAGTTTTTTGCCGAAACGATTATGCAGCGTGACGCTGCTGGCAGAGCTGAAGTACTGCCGAGCTGCGAGGTTCAATATAAATCGCTTTCTTCAGATTATGAAGAGCTTTGTAACTACCTGATGCAGTTACCCAGCGATTTTCCGATCCTGCGTCCAATCGAGATCATCTGGCGTAATAATACGGTATACGCCATCGAGAAATATTCCGAGAACGAGACTTTTGATGATTATATGGCACGTCGCGGGCATGCCCTAAGTTGGAACCAGCTTAAATTTATGATAACGCCGATTATTAAGCTGCTTGGGCGCCTACATGCCGACGGTGTTTATCACCGGGGCATCTCGCCCGAGACATTGTTAGTGAATGCTGATGGTGCGTTAATATTATCAGGTTTTTGCATTCCGGCGGCCCGCACCGCTGAAAGTGAGATTGATTCTACGCTATATTTTGGTTACAGCGCACCGGAGCAGTATTCTTCAAACAGCTGGCAGGGCAGTTGGAGCGACGTTTATTCCCTGGCCTCGGTTTGCTATCGCGCCCTGACTGGTATTACGCCTGTCGAATGGCGGCAGCGTGGCAAAGGCCGCGCGCTGGCGGTGCCGATTGACCTGGTGCCGGAGATACCCCAAAACGTTTCCGACGCGCTGGTGCAGGCGCTGACCGTCGATTTACGCAGCCGTTATCGCACGGTTGAGGAATTCTGGTGCGCACTGTTGGTCGCACCTGGTCAGGGTACGATGACCTATCAACTACCGTTGCCAATACAAAAGCGTACCGATGAATTGATGGTACCGGCCCCGAGGGGTAGCAATGTCCGTCCGCTTTTACTGGCACTGGCGCTTATTTCATTGGTGGCAATATTCTCGCTGGCACTGGCTTATCGTCTGGTTGATACCTATTTTCAACCGTTGGCCTCTAGTTCCCAGCCCGCGGAAGAAGAGCCGTCACAGGAGGATTTAGAGCCTTCACAGACTGAAATTGTTGTGCCCAACCTTGTGGGAACAGATGTGCAAAAGGTATTGCTAGACCCATTGTATCAGCGGCTGTTTACCTTCCAAATAGAGCGGATATTCTCTGAAAGCCAGCCAGCTGGGGCCATTGTTGCCCAACAGCCCAAATCGGGCGAAGATCCGGGTGATTCGGCGCAGATTTATCTTTGGGTTAGCAAAGGCAGTGAACTGATTCCAATGCCGAATGTACAGGGCAAAACACTGGCCGAGGCCACTGTGGAGCTTAATCATTCGGAAATCAGCTACACCGTCGAGCTCATTGAGCCGGATGAAGAGCATCAGGACGCCGAAGACGGTACAGTACTCAATACAAGTATTCCTGCGGGCAACATTGTATACCGCAATACCGATACTGTTATTATTTACGTGGCGCAGGTTGTGGAGCAGCCAGAAGAAGAGGAGTCGTCTTCTTCTTGGGACGAGGAGTATGTATACTCGGTGCCGCCTCGGACTGAAACTTACTGGCCACCGAACAGCCGGACTTCCGGCAGTTCGACCGACGATGAGGATTAA
- a CDS encoding MgtC/SapB family protein: MLAQMDVIIDSLRPLTLYSIFVRFALAVVLGGIIGMERGKKRRPAGLRTHLVVCIGSASVMMVSQYILNIMDGAADPARLGAQVISGIGFLGVGTIVVTGRNQVKGLTTAAGLWASACMGLAIGIGFYECAIIMCLFLYLVLEVIERLDAQYVKYSNKFQLFIEYDQSVHLGQIIEVVNSLGWYVTYIDTVSLIGNNVSTVLIVNHDGKKVDRSLLIESLNNIPNLFFAQKL, encoded by the coding sequence ATGCTGGCACAAATGGACGTAATTATCGATTCACTTAGGCCCTTGACACTATACTCTATATTTGTCCGGTTTGCTCTTGCGGTAGTGTTGGGTGGTATCATTGGCATGGAGCGTGGCAAAAAGCGCCGTCCGGCGGGACTCAGAACCCACCTGGTGGTGTGTATCGGTTCGGCTTCGGTCATGATGGTGAGCCAATATATCTTAAACATCATGGACGGTGCGGCGGATCCGGCTCGCTTGGGCGCACAGGTCATCAGTGGCATCGGCTTTTTGGGAGTTGGCACTATTGTGGTGACCGGCCGTAATCAAGTAAAAGGATTGACGACAGCGGCGGGGCTTTGGGCTTCGGCCTGTATGGGACTTGCTATCGGTATTGGCTTTTATGAGTGTGCCATCATCATGTGCTTGTTCCTCTATCTGGTGCTGGAGGTCATAGAGCGTCTAGATGCGCAATATGTCAAATACTCTAACAAATTCCAGCTTTTTATTGAATATGATCAAAGTGTACACTTGGGGCAAATTATTGAGGTGGTTAATTCACTCGGCTGGTATGTAACCTATATCGATACAGTTAGTTTGATTGGAAATAATGTATCAACAGTACTTATTGTCAATCACGACGGCAAAAAGGTAGATCGCAGTCTACTAATTGAGTCGCTAAATAATATACCCAATTTATTCTTTGCACAGAAGCTTTAA
- a CDS encoding IreB family regulatory phosphoprotein: protein MQEPTRSFSIYEDKETEVRNILTGVYDALKQKGYNPINQIVGYILSEDPTYITTYNNARSLIRRIDRDELLQILVRSYLGE from the coding sequence ATGCAAGAGCCAACACGCTCCTTTTCTATTTACGAAGACAAAGAAACCGAAGTGCGCAACATTCTAACGGGGGTTTATGATGCGCTCAAGCAAAAGGGATACAACCCGATAAACCAGATTGTCGGATATATCCTTTCGGAAGATCCCACCTATATCACTACCTACAACAATGCCCGCAGCCTTATTCGCCGCATTGACCGGGACGAGCTGCTTCAGATTCTCGTGCGGTCTTATCTTGGCGAGTAG
- a CDS encoding cofactor-independent phosphoglycerate mutase, whose product MKCVIFLGDGMADEPIAELGGKTPLEVAKHPNMDRIATDGVMGLSVTVPDNLPAGSDIANLSIIGVDPSQCYTGRSPLEAVSMGVTLGENDVTYRCNLVTLSDEKALSERTMLDYCAGEISSDEASQLIAVMQQRFGSDKIEFHPGVSYRHCLMLRDGSTGAKLVPPHDISGKKLGQDNMPQGVNHDLLLEMMAYSTEAFRNHPVNLARIAQGKNPATSVWFWGEGTRPKLHNFEQQFGLRGGMISAVDLLQGIGLSMGMKVIPVEGATGNYHTNFKGKGEAAIKALQEDCDFVYIHVEAPDECGHQAQLKEKIWSIEQIDSQIIGPVMAALEQSGEDWAVMVAPDHPTPIALKTHTRTPIPFAYCRKGQQGTQPRTYNEKTAQATGIFVPKAHELLGKLLSGR is encoded by the coding sequence ATGAAATGTGTAATCTTTTTGGGCGACGGCATGGCGGATGAGCCGATTGCCGAGCTGGGTGGCAAGACCCCGCTTGAAGTAGCCAAACATCCGAACATGGATCGCATTGCGACCGACGGCGTTATGGGGTTAAGTGTGACCGTTCCGGACAACCTGCCGGCCGGTAGCGATATCGCCAATCTGTCCATCATAGGGGTGGACCCGTCGCAGTGTTACACTGGTCGTTCACCGCTTGAAGCGGTCAGTATGGGCGTGACGCTGGGCGAGAACGACGTAACATACCGTTGTAACCTTGTGACGCTGTCGGACGAAAAGGCGCTGTCTGAGCGTACCATGCTCGACTATTGTGCGGGCGAAATTTCCAGCGACGAGGCTTCGCAGCTTATCGCGGTTATGCAGCAACGTTTTGGTTCCGATAAAATTGAGTTCCATCCGGGCGTTAGCTATCGCCATTGTCTGATGCTCAGAGACGGCTCCACGGGCGCTAAGCTCGTTCCGCCGCACGATATTTCTGGCAAAAAACTCGGCCAAGATAATATGCCCCAAGGGGTCAACCACGACCTCCTATTAGAGATGATGGCCTATTCCACCGAAGCTTTTCGCAATCACCCTGTCAACTTAGCCCGCATTGCTCAGGGAAAAAATCCTGCAACATCGGTGTGGTTCTGGGGCGAGGGTACCCGACCCAAGCTCCATAATTTCGAGCAGCAGTTTGGTCTTCGCGGCGGCATGATTTCCGCTGTCGATCTGTTACAGGGCATCGGCCTGTCAATGGGGATGAAGGTTATTCCCGTTGAGGGGGCGACCGGCAACTACCACACCAACTTTAAGGGCAAGGGCGAGGCCGCCATCAAGGCATTGCAAGAGGACTGTGATTTTGTCTATATCCATGTTGAAGCGCCGGATGAATGTGGGCATCAGGCCCAGCTCAAGGAAAAAATTTGGTCAATTGAACAGATTGATTCTCAGATTATCGGACCGGTAATGGCGGCGCTGGAGCAGAGTGGCGAGGATTGGGCGGTTATGGTCGCACCCGACCACCCGACACCAATCGCGTTAAAAACGCACACAAGAACGCCCATTCCATTCGCTTATTGCCGAAAGGGACAGCAGGGAACGCAGCCTCGTACATATAACGAAAAGACGGCGCAGGCAACGGGTATATTCGTACCAAAGGCGCATGAATTGCTTGGAAAGCTACTTTCCGGGCGGTAG